In Myxococcales bacterium, the DNA window CCGAGCTCGGCAACATGGCGCTGCAAGGAGATGGCGAGGCGAAGAACCCTGCCCGCGCGGCCGAGCTGTATCAGAAGGCATGTGACCTCGGGGACCCCGTCGGATGTGGGTTGCTCGGCAGCCTGCTCAGCGGGGACGACGGCATGGCAAAGGACCCCGCCCGCGCGGCCCAAGGCTTCAAGCGGGCGTGTGATGGTGGGGTCGCCATCGCCTGCACGAGCCTGGGGGTCATGACCGCACGAGAGTCCCCCGGCGATGCAGCGGTGTTACTCGAAAAGGGCTGCTCGGGCGGCCAAGCGGCGGCCTGCGCTTATCTTGCAACGCTGCTCTACGAGGGCAGCGGGGTCGCGCGCGACGTCGCGCGCGCGGTCGAGCTGCTGCGTGGAACATGCGCCAAGAACCTGCTGGAGAGCTGCACGTTGCTCGGGACCATCCTGGCCAGCGGAAAGGGGATCGCTAGCGACGAACCCGCTGCTGCCAGAGCCTACGAGCGACCCTGCGAGGCGGGTGACGCGCTCGCCTGCTCGGGCCTTGGCGCACTCTTGCTGATGGGACGCAAGTTGCCGAAGGACGAGGCACGCGGCGTGGCCCTCTTGTCTCGGGCTTGTGACTCGGGTCAGGGCGACGCCTGTGGTGTGCTCGGCGCGCACTACGTGGCGCTCGGCAAGCCTACTTTGGCGCGGCCGCTGCTGGAAAAAGGCTGCAGCGCCGGACACAGCTCGAGTTGCGAGCTGCTCAAACAGTTGCCTTCCGCCCCGTGAGGCAGTCGGCGAATTCTCCGAGGCGCTACCGGGATTCGGAGAACCAGGTGGACCCGCGAGGTGTATCGACCTTGCCAGCCAGGATGGCGCGGTGCAGCGGGTGCGCGTCGAAGAACATGGCGATCGCCGCCTCGTCTCCGACCTGTTTCGAGGTCTTCAAGAGCTCCTTGCGCGCGCGGCGCGCGGCGCGCTTGCTCGCTTCGTGGCGCCCCAGACGCCCGAGCAAGACCGCCTCCATCCACTCGGCCTCCAGCACCGTGCCGAAGGGATCGGAGAATCGCTGGCGCCGCTCGTCGCGCACCTCGAGCGCCCGACGCACCTTGGACAACGCAAGCTCAGCGTCGCCGGCTTTGTCGAGCCACATCGCCGACGAGGTCAAATAGCGCGTGCGGGTCTCGGCCAGATCACTGAGCTCGTGGAGCGCCTCGAGCTCCGCCATCCGCTCGCGCACCTGTTCCAGGTCACCGGGGCCATCGCGCAGGATCAACGCGCGGATCATGCCCGGAATCGCGTGCGAGTTTGCCATGGCGTTGGCTCGCTCGCGGTTCATTCGATGGGCCGTGCGGTAGAGCTCGACGGCCGTGTCGAGGTCGCCACGAACCACACACAGGTCACCGAGATTCGAGTGTGCGAGTGCCAGCACCATGGGCTCCTGGGTCGCCAATGACTCGATCACGGCGGACAGCTCTCGCTGTGCATCCTCGAGGCAGCCAAGCGACAGGAAGACGCCGCCCAGATTGGTCCGCGTGAGCAGCGCGGACGCGTGCAATCCCAGTCTCTCTTTCAGCGCGAGGGCTCGCCGCATCGCGCTGACGGCCTCGGGGATGTGGCCCGCCCAGTGACAGACGGTGCCGAGATTATTCAGCGCCTTCGCCTCACTCTCGGGACTGCCCCCGGCACGCGCCGAGCGAACGGCGCGCCGGT includes these proteins:
- a CDS encoding sel1 repeat family protein, translated to MRRLLPSALFMLAAACGAPTTKAPGGTGLCRTEPDCEAACSEEEPAPCYALLFLYSRGEAGPESAKRGRSRLYDSCEAKNATGCRLLGAALLEGLGVERDRTGATSAFIRACELGRDADCALAGELLRNGRAGLRDPKRAHALLVRGCERGNGASCTELGNMALQGDGEAKNPARAAELYQKACDLGDPVGCGLLGSLLSGDDGMAKDPARAAQGFKRACDGGVAIACTSLGVMTARESPGDAAVLLEKGCSGGQAAACAYLATLLYEGSGVARDVARAVELLRGTCAKNLLESCTLLGTILASGKGIASDEPAAARAYERPCEAGDALACSGLGALLLMGRKLPKDEARGVALLSRACDSGQGDACGVLGAHYVALGKPTLARPLLEKGCSAGHSSSCELLKQLPSAP